The Paenibacillus tianjinensis genome has a window encoding:
- the glgD gene encoding glucose-1-phosphate adenylyltransferase subunit GlgD, with translation MKELLGVINLDHELDKLNELTYFRCGAAVPFASRYRLIDFVLSNMMRAELESVGLFVRRKYRSLMDHLGDGKSWDMNRKHGGLFILPPDWNDPTDTSIGDLQHYHNNLDFFKRASAKYIVFSGSQHINTVDLQDVFQYHLEKGADATLVYKAIDQLQPEHDPCLRLELNDDNLVTEIHQEKHHPNVYLDIFIMEKKVFLEQVEYCIAHGESFFFRDVIQKNRANFKIAGYEYKGYHAVINSLESYYKNSLELLKQENYRELFQKNPVQTKIKYEAPTRYLDSANVSNSLVANGCIIGGTVENSVIFRGVQVREGARIINSVIMQKCIIEENAVIENVIMDKDVHLSKERILVGDSKRPFVIAKSSKI, from the coding sequence ATGAAAGAGCTTTTGGGCGTAATTAATCTTGACCATGAACTGGACAAATTGAATGAGTTAACTTATTTCCGCTGCGGTGCGGCCGTACCTTTTGCCAGCCGTTACCGGCTGATCGACTTTGTCCTGTCCAATATGATGCGGGCGGAACTGGAGAGTGTCGGGCTGTTTGTCCGCCGCAAATACCGTTCGCTCATGGATCATCTGGGTGACGGCAAGTCCTGGGATATGAACCGCAAGCACGGGGGGTTGTTCATTCTTCCGCCAGACTGGAATGATCCGACGGATACATCGATCGGAGATCTGCAGCATTACCATAACAACCTGGATTTCTTCAAGCGGGCTTCAGCCAAATATATTGTATTCTCCGGCAGCCAGCATATTAACACCGTTGATCTGCAGGATGTGTTCCAGTACCATTTGGAAAAGGGAGCTGATGCCACCCTTGTCTATAAAGCGATCGACCAGCTTCAGCCGGAGCATGATCCGTGTCTGCGGCTTGAATTGAATGACGATAATCTCGTTACCGAGATTCATCAGGAGAAACATCATCCGAACGTGTACCTGGATATTTTCATCATGGAGAAAAAAGTATTCCTGGAGCAGGTTGAATACTGTATTGCGCACGGAGAGAGCTTCTTTTTCCGCGATGTGATTCAGAAGAACCGGGCTAACTTTAAAATTGCAGGCTATGAATATAAGGGTTATCATGCGGTAATCAATTCACTGGAGAGCTATTACAAGAATAGCCTGGAGCTGCTTAAGCAGGAGAATTATCGTGAACTATTCCAGAAAAATCCGGTACAGACGAAGATTAAGTATGAAGCGCCTACCCGTTATCTTGACAGCGCGAATGTCAGCAATTCCCTGGTCGCTAACGGCTGTATTATCGGCGGAACGGTAGAGAACAGCGTGATTTTCCGGGGTGTGCAGGTGCGTGAAGGTGCGAGGATTATTAACTCTGTCATCATGCAGAAGTGTATTATTGAGGAGAATGCTGTGATCGAGAATGTCATCATGGATAAAGATGTGCATTTAAGCAAGGAGCGGATTCTCGTCGGGGATAGCAAACGGCCGTTTGTCATCGCCAAGAGCAGCAAAATTTAA
- a CDS encoding response regulator transcription factor, with amino-acid sequence MKAAQGVRLLLVDDEPHILQFLELGLINEGFEVKTAPDGASAIAIAADFKPHVAILDVMMPGMDGFEVCRYLRSEETEIAVIMLTAKDEVDDRVKGLSIGADDYMVKPFSFDELLARIQARLRNQFPGLLGEVRCGPFRIDGRRKEIRHRDEVLELSPTEYELLQYLVINHGLVLSKPMILDKIWGYDFGGEENIVEVYIRSLREKLGDKEHRIIRTLRGAGYRVDLL; translated from the coding sequence ATGAAAGCTGCCCAAGGTGTACGACTCTTGCTCGTTGATGACGAGCCTCATATACTCCAGTTCCTGGAACTGGGATTAATCAACGAAGGCTTTGAAGTAAAAACTGCCCCCGACGGGGCGAGCGCAATCGCCATTGCTGCCGATTTCAAGCCTCATGTGGCAATCCTGGATGTGATGATGCCGGGCATGGACGGATTCGAGGTCTGCCGCTACCTCCGGTCAGAAGAAACCGAAATTGCCGTAATTATGCTCACGGCCAAAGACGAAGTCGATGACCGCGTCAAAGGCCTGTCCATCGGCGCCGACGATTACATGGTTAAGCCATTCAGCTTCGATGAGCTGCTGGCCCGGATACAGGCCCGGCTGCGGAATCAGTTTCCCGGACTGCTCGGGGAAGTCCGCTGCGGCCCGTTCCGGATTGACGGCAGACGCAAAGAAATCCGCCACAGGGACGAGGTCCTGGAGCTTTCCCCTACCGAATATGAGCTGCTGCAATATCTGGTCATCAACCACGGTCTCGTGCTGAGCAAACCGATGATTCTGGACAAGATATGGGGCTATGATTTCGGTGGGGAAGAAAATATCGTCGAGGTCTATATCCGTTCCCTCCGTGAGAAGCTCGGCGATAAGGAGCACCGGATTATCCGCACGCTGCGCGGTGCAGGGTACCGGGTGGACCTGTTATGA
- a CDS encoding glucose-1-phosphate adenylyltransferase, with amino-acid sequence MKKKEMVAMLLAGGQGKRLKGLTKSLAKPAVYFGGTYRIIDFPLSNCSNSGIDTVGVLTQYEPLVLHSYIGVGSDWDLNRKDGGVFVLPPHERENGSSWYRGTADAIYRNLKFVDQFDPEHVLILSGDHIYKMDYNAMLQYHKSRNADCTISVIDVSLEEASRFGILNTDEDLKIYEFDEKPAKPKSTLASMGVYIFKWDVLRKHLLEDGEKANSSHDFGKDIIPLMLEDGNSLYAYPYVGYWRDVGTVSSLWEANMDLLSDHPPLNLNDPNWRIFTRNPNQAAQYVAPEAKVSSCIINEGCIVHGEVKHSVLFYGVEVGEGSVITDSVIMPKVKIGKNVRIHKAIISENTVIEDYMEIGIERENEDEILLIDNRSKKRKSVAAKTI; translated from the coding sequence ATGAAGAAAAAAGAAATGGTAGCCATGCTATTGGCGGGAGGCCAAGGGAAAAGGTTGAAGGGATTAACAAAATCTCTCGCCAAACCCGCTGTATATTTTGGAGGAACCTATCGGATTATCGATTTCCCGCTCAGCAATTGCTCTAACTCGGGTATTGATACGGTTGGTGTGCTGACGCAATACGAGCCGCTGGTTCTCCACTCCTACATCGGGGTAGGCAGCGACTGGGATCTAAACCGTAAAGATGGCGGTGTATTCGTGCTGCCGCCGCATGAACGGGAGAACGGAAGCAGCTGGTACCGGGGAACGGCTGATGCCATTTACCGCAATCTCAAATTTGTGGACCAGTTTGATCCGGAGCATGTACTGATCCTGTCCGGAGATCATATTTACAAAATGGACTATAACGCAATGCTGCAATACCACAAATCAAGAAATGCCGACTGCACCATCTCGGTCATTGACGTTTCCCTGGAGGAAGCAAGCCGCTTCGGGATCCTTAATACGGATGAAGACCTTAAAATTTATGAATTTGATGAAAAGCCCGCTAAGCCGAAGAGCACACTGGCTTCCATGGGTGTATATATTTTTAAATGGGATGTTCTGCGCAAGCATTTGCTGGAGGACGGTGAGAAGGCAAACTCCTCCCATGACTTCGGCAAAGATATCATTCCTTTGATGCTGGAGGACGGCAACTCCCTGTACGCTTATCCATATGTAGGCTATTGGAGAGACGTTGGTACCGTCAGCAGCCTGTGGGAAGCTAATATGGACCTGCTGAGTGACCATCCGCCGCTGAACCTGAATGATCCGAACTGGCGGATCTTCACCCGTAATCCGAATCAGGCCGCGCAGTATGTGGCGCCTGAGGCGAAGGTGTCGAGCTGCATCATTAATGAAGGCTGCATTGTGCATGGAGAGGTTAAGCATTCGGTGTTGTTTTACGGGGTGGAAGTGGGCGAAGGCAGTGTCATTACCGATTCCGTCATTATGCCCAAGGTGAAGATCGGCAAGAATGTAAGAATTCATAAAGCCATCATTAGTGAAAATACAGTCATCGAGGATTATATGGAGATCGGAATCGAACGGGAGAATGAGGATGAGATTCTGCTGATCGATAATCGCAGCAAGAAACGGAAATCAGTCGCAGCCAAAACCATATAA
- a CDS encoding sensor histidine kinase: MIARLSGLFRRHSAPRSLRKQLLATSLLILSVLLLLIGVLQYVLMRNFIYSNRAESMETQLHSVPRDFFYMLYSRNAGIYPDNLNNAGPQNSPPSADTTASGSTSSSQGSPMPGENGGGNIGGLPGENPGNQRTGENRRPLLLDAHTTIAVYSSDGTFKDLQQDTLSESAAPRLSNEEYDELLDHTTGKAKGKYKLITSTDGSQHLAVFMDLGRPGGNRILLQMSVETGPLKDVILQQLLIFAALSVVALLAGLFLYLPALRKTLVPLSNMGEAAQRIDAGNLDVRFPVDQGQMEIDKLSQSFNGMLERLEISFHNEREAKEQMRRFAADASHELRTPLTSIHGFLEVLLRGAADNREQLYNALTSMHGESKRINKLVEDLLLLARMDGAPQLRVRQLPLDEVIDEMKPQLLVLAGDRKVTFDISPGINGKVDSDKIKQVILNLFHNAVQHTDTEKGRIHISLHARNSEAKLTVRDNGSGISAEHIPHVFERFYRSDSSRTRKYGGSGLGLSITQSIVEAHDGTISVESTPGEGTSFNITLPCLLD, translated from the coding sequence ATGATTGCCCGCCTGTCTGGCCTGTTCCGCAGACATTCCGCACCTCGCTCCCTGCGTAAGCAGCTGCTTGCCACTTCACTGCTTATTTTATCCGTGCTTCTCCTGCTCATCGGAGTACTGCAATATGTGCTGATGCGCAATTTCATCTACAGCAACAGGGCTGAATCTATGGAGACCCAGCTGCATTCCGTGCCGCGTGATTTTTTTTATATGCTATATTCCCGGAATGCGGGAATATATCCTGACAATCTGAACAACGCAGGACCGCAGAATAGTCCGCCAAGCGCTGACACCACCGCCTCTGGCAGTACATCCAGCAGCCAAGGCTCACCTATGCCGGGAGAGAACGGGGGAGGCAACATCGGCGGACTGCCGGGCGAAAATCCGGGAAATCAGCGGACGGGAGAGAACAGACGCCCGCTGCTGCTTGACGCTCATACCACAATCGCTGTATACAGCTCAGACGGCACGTTTAAGGATCTGCAGCAGGACACCCTGTCCGAGTCTGCTGCCCCGCGGCTGAGCAATGAGGAATACGATGAGCTGCTGGACCACACAACGGGTAAGGCCAAGGGAAAATACAAGCTGATTACCTCCACGGACGGAAGCCAGCATCTGGCAGTCTTCATGGATCTGGGAAGACCCGGCGGAAACAGAATCCTGCTGCAGATGAGTGTGGAGACGGGACCGCTGAAGGATGTAATCCTGCAGCAGCTGCTTATTTTTGCCGCCTTGTCGGTAGTGGCTTTGCTCGCCGGCTTATTCCTGTATCTGCCTGCGCTGCGCAAAACATTAGTGCCTTTATCCAATATGGGCGAGGCGGCGCAGCGGATCGATGCCGGTAATCTGGACGTCCGCTTTCCCGTGGATCAGGGACAAATGGAGATCGACAAGCTTTCCCAATCCTTCAACGGGATGCTCGAGCGGCTGGAAATCTCCTTTCATAATGAGCGTGAAGCCAAAGAACAGATGCGGCGGTTTGCCGCAGATGCCTCCCACGAGCTGCGGACGCCGCTCACCTCGATTCACGGCTTCCTGGAGGTGCTGCTGCGCGGAGCTGCCGATAACAGGGAGCAGCTCTACAATGCGCTGACGAGCATGCACGGCGAATCGAAGCGGATCAACAAGCTGGTTGAGGATCTCCTGCTGCTGGCCCGAATGGATGGAGCTCCCCAGCTCAGGGTCAGACAGCTGCCGCTGGACGAAGTCATCGATGAAATGAAGCCGCAGCTGCTGGTGCTTGCCGGTGACCGTAAGGTTACCTTTGATATTTCACCCGGGATTAACGGAAAGGTTGACTCCGACAAAATCAAACAAGTCATTCTTAATCTATTCCATAATGCCGTACAACATACGGATACCGAAAAAGGCAGAATCCATATTTCGCTGCACGCCCGGAATTCGGAAGCGAAGCTTACCGTTCGGGATAACGGAAGCGGCATCTCGGCTGAGCATATCCCCCATGTTTTTGAACGGTTCTACCGCAGCGATTCGTCGCGCACGCGGAAATACGGCGGATCCGGCCTCGGCTTGTCGATTACCCAATCGATTGTCGAGGCGCATGACGGAACAATCAGCGTCGAGAGTACACCGGGTGAAGGCACAAGCTTCAATATTACCTTACCGTGTCTATTGGATTAG
- a CDS encoding glycosyltransferase family 2 protein, protein MSTNVRYSVIIPMFNEEAVIQETYRRIKKVMGTIGESYELLFVNDGSTDNCAQMIEEYSYWDESVKLIDLSRNFGHQIAITAGMDYSLGDAVIIIDADLQDPPELILKMIEEWKKGYEVVYAKRIKRNGESLFKKWTASVFYRILRYSTDISIPVDTGDFRLIDRKVCDELKRLPEKNRFVRGLVSWVGFRQKAIEYERDERLAGETKYPLKRMIKLSLDGITSFSYKPLKLAGYLGGLLSAGGFLYLMYVLYLALFTDAAVKGWASMIGITLTFNGFVLIMLGILGEYVGRIYDETKGRPLYIVQEFYGGRVQKTVQEPQVAQLNK, encoded by the coding sequence ATGAGTACCAACGTGCGCTATTCCGTAATAATACCGATGTTTAACGAGGAGGCAGTGATTCAGGAGACCTACCGGCGGATCAAGAAAGTGATGGGAACGATAGGAGAATCCTATGAATTACTCTTTGTTAATGACGGCAGCACAGACAACTGTGCACAAATGATTGAGGAATACAGCTACTGGGATGAGAGCGTGAAGCTAATCGATCTGTCCCGCAATTTCGGGCATCAAATCGCGATTACGGCCGGCATGGATTATTCCCTGGGCGATGCGGTGATCATAATCGATGCCGACCTGCAAGATCCGCCCGAGCTGATCCTGAAGATGATTGAGGAATGGAAAAAGGGTTACGAGGTCGTATACGCCAAACGCATCAAACGCAATGGAGAATCACTGTTCAAAAAATGGACGGCCAGCGTCTTCTACCGGATACTCCGGTATTCTACTGACATTTCCATTCCGGTCGATACCGGTGATTTCCGGCTTATTGACCGCAAGGTCTGTGATGAGCTCAAACGCCTGCCGGAGAAAAACCGGTTTGTACGCGGCCTGGTCAGCTGGGTAGGGTTCCGCCAGAAAGCGATCGAATATGAGCGCGACGAACGGCTGGCCGGAGAGACCAAATACCCGCTTAAGCGCATGATTAAGCTGTCCCTGGACGGCATCACCTCTTTCTCATACAAACCGCTGAAGCTTGCGGGTTACCTGGGAGGTCTGCTGTCAGCCGGAGGTTTTCTATACCTTATGTATGTGCTCTACCTGGCGCTCTTTACGGACGCGGCCGTTAAGGGCTGGGCGTCCATGATCGGCATTACCTTAACCTTTAACGGGTTCGTCCTGATCATGCTGGGCATTCTGGGCGAATATGTCGGCCGGATCTATGATGAGACCAAAGGCCGCCCGCTATACATTGTGCAGGAGTTTTATGGAGGCAGGGTGCAGAAGACCGTGCAGGAGCCCCAGGTAGCCCAGCTTAACAAATAA
- a CDS encoding IS1182 family transposase, giving the protein MYIQYTMDQLCLPMDLEEDIPENHLVRVVNAAVNRLDDTIFDAAYPGGGRDSYHPKMLTKVIIYAYTQRIYSSRQIAKAVRENIPFMWLAGRQRPDFRTLNRFRSQRMKDVLEMVFTAVLQFLADEKYISFEHYFVDGTKIEANANRYTFVWGKAVSKHKAKLQEKVHALFADIEAAEKQEEQEHRGQDLSELGESAEIDSEKLEQMTQSLESQLLKKPKNKPLKKAVRRLRKDLFPRLLKYEQYQNLLGDRNSFSKTDPDATFMRMKEDHMRNGQLKPGYNVQIGTENQFILAYSLHQRPTDTRCLQPHLEKVRQILGRLPRAVIADAGYGSEENYAYLENEHVKAVVKYGSYHKEKSKAWKENIGKIENWTYDEAVDTWTCPAGQTLHFRKESKETLESGYEIRKRHYRSQSCVGCPLKERCTKAEGNREVVVSLERLRYQKQARAILQSEEGFTLAVRRMTEPESVFGQLKNNRGFRRFLLRGMEKVTLEVGWLSLAHNLLKQAANDQKRRAAILQ; this is encoded by the coding sequence TTGTACATTCAATATACCATGGACCAACTTTGCTTGCCAATGGATCTGGAAGAAGATATTCCCGAAAACCACCTCGTTCGTGTCGTTAACGCAGCCGTCAATCGGCTAGACGACACCATCTTTGACGCTGCCTATCCCGGTGGCGGCCGTGACAGCTACCACCCTAAAATGCTCACCAAAGTCATTATCTATGCGTATACGCAGCGCATTTATTCCTCCCGGCAAATCGCCAAAGCGGTCCGAGAAAACATTCCCTTCATGTGGCTAGCGGGACGACAACGCCCGGATTTCCGCACGCTCAACCGCTTTCGTTCTCAGCGGATGAAGGACGTCCTAGAAATGGTATTTACCGCCGTGCTTCAGTTTCTGGCGGACGAGAAATACATCTCCTTCGAGCATTATTTTGTAGATGGCACAAAAATAGAGGCAAATGCGAATCGCTATACCTTCGTGTGGGGTAAAGCCGTTAGTAAGCATAAAGCCAAGCTGCAAGAAAAGGTACATGCATTGTTTGCCGACATTGAGGCTGCAGAGAAACAAGAAGAACAGGAACACCGCGGCCAGGATCTGAGCGAACTTGGCGAGTCCGCCGAGATCGACAGTGAGAAACTTGAACAAATGACCCAGTCGTTAGAGTCGCAACTGCTGAAGAAGCCCAAGAACAAGCCATTGAAAAAAGCGGTTCGGAGGCTCCGTAAGGATCTGTTTCCGAGACTGCTGAAATATGAGCAATACCAAAACCTGCTCGGGGACCGAAACAGCTTTAGTAAGACGGACCCGGATGCCACCTTCATGCGGATGAAGGAAGATCACATGCGAAACGGTCAACTCAAACCCGGCTACAATGTACAGATCGGCACCGAAAACCAGTTTATTTTGGCGTACAGTCTACACCAAAGACCGACGGATACGCGTTGTTTACAGCCGCACTTAGAAAAGGTGCGGCAGATCCTAGGGAGACTTCCGAGGGCGGTGATCGCGGATGCCGGCTACGGCAGTGAAGAAAATTATGCCTATTTGGAAAACGAACACGTGAAGGCCGTGGTCAAATACGGCAGCTACCACAAAGAAAAGAGCAAAGCGTGGAAAGAGAATATCGGAAAGATTGAGAACTGGACGTACGACGAAGCCGTGGATACATGGACATGCCCCGCCGGACAAACGCTGCATTTTCGCAAAGAAAGCAAGGAAACGTTAGAGAGTGGATATGAAATCCGAAAACGTCATTACCGTAGCCAGAGCTGCGTGGGCTGTCCACTGAAGGAAAGATGTACGAAAGCCGAAGGAAATCGGGAAGTGGTTGTCAGTCTGGAACGACTGCGGTACCAGAAACAAGCTCGGGCAATTTTGCAAAGCGAGGAAGGCTTCACTTTGGCCGTACGTCGAATGACAGAACCAGAAAGTGTATTTGGACAACTAAAGAACAACCGGGGTTTCCGGCGGTTTCTGCTTCGCGGCATGGAAAAAGTGACGCTTGAAGTCGGATGGCTTTCCCTTGCCCACAATCTACTGAAGCAAGCTGCAAACGACCAAAAACGCAGAGCAGCGATCCTCCAATAA